In Labrus bergylta chromosome 6, fLabBer1.1, whole genome shotgun sequence, the following proteins share a genomic window:
- the dr1 gene encoding protein Dr1 yields MASSSGNDDDLTIPRAAINKMIKETLPNVRVANDARELVVNCCTEFIHLISSEANEICNKSDKKTISPEHVINALESLGFASYITEVKDVLQECKTVALKRRKASSRLENLGIPEEELLRQQQELFAKARQQQAELAQQEWLQMQQAAQQAQMAASSASASQQAGSSQDEDEEDDM; encoded by the exons ATGGCTTCTTCGTCTGGAAACGACGACGACCTGACGATCCCGAGAGCAGCGATCAACAAGATGATTAAAGAAACTCTGCCCAACGTGAGGGTGGCCAACGACGCCAGAGAGCTGGTGGTGAACTGCTGCACAGAGTTCATTCACCTCATCTCCTCTGAAGCCAACGAGATATGCAACAAGTCTGACAAGAAGACCATCTCTCCAGAACATGTCATCAATG CCCTGGAGAGTCTTGGTTTCGCGTCATACATCACAGAGGTGAAAGACGTCCTGCAGGAGTGTAAAACTGTCGccctgaagaggaggaaggcaAGCTCCCGGCTGGAGAACCTCGGCATCCCTGAGGAAGAACTGCTCAGGCAACAACAGGAATTGTTTGCTAAG GCGCGGCAGCAGCAGGCGGAGCTCGCCCAGCAGGAGTGGTTACAGATGCAGCAGGCCGCCCAACAGGCGCAGATGGCGGCATCATCTGCCAGCGCCTCCCAGCAGGCCGGCTCCTCTCAGGACGAAGACGAAGAGGATGACATGTGA
- the zgc:109982 gene encoding retinol dehydrogenase 8 — MNQKVVLITGCSSGIGLALAARIAKDEKKRFMVYATMRNLSKAGALIEEAGRSLGRTLEIKQLDVCDEDSIKACVDSLPERRVDILINNAGMGLIGPIECQSIDEMKTVMDTNFFGLVRLLKEILPDMKRRKKGHIVVISSVMGIQGILFNDVYAASKFAVEGFCESLAVQAMRFNLNISLIEPGPVITEFERKVYDEGLKTDLSKADKVTADMFSNIYLKNYKQIFETLGQTAEDVAEHTHKIITMENPPFRHQTNTLYTPMTTLKYADPNGDLPIDTFYKMVFEHDKVFNASLNFIKLLRWRSRKSFTLEKDKSN; from the exons ATGAATCAGAAGGTGGTACTCATCACAGGCTGCTCCTCGGGGATTGGCCTCGCCTTGGCTGCCCGCATAGCGAAGGATGAGAAGAAGAGGTTCATGG TCTATGCCACCATGAGGAACCTCAGTAAGGCTGGAGCGCTGATCGAGGAAGCGGGCCGGTCTCTGGGCAGGACTTTGGAGATCAAACAGCTGGACGTGTGTGATGAGGACTCCATCAAAGCCTGCGTGGACAGCCTGCCTGAGCGCAGGGTGGACATTCTGA TAAATAATGCAGGGATGGGTCTGATTGGACCCATCGAGTGTCAGTCTATCGATGAGATGAAGACAGTCATGGACACCAACTTCTTTGGGCTTGTGCGGCTGCTGAAGGAAATCCTACctgacatgaagaggaggaaaaaaggacATATAGTGGTGATCAGCAGCGTCATGGGAATTCAGG GTATTTTATTCAACGACGTCTACGCAGCATCCAAGTTTGCAGTGGAGGGCTTCTGTGAAAGCTTAGCAGTGCAAGCCATGAGGTTCAATCTCAA tATCAGCCTGATAGAGCCAGGTCCAGTGATAACAGAGTTTGAGCGTAAAGTCTATGACGAGGGTCTAAAGACTGATCTCAGCAAAGCCGACAAAGTGACTGCTGACATGTTCTCAAACATCTACCTGAAGAACTACAAGCAAATCTTTGAAACCCTCGGGCAGACTGCAGAGGACGTAGCAGAG cacacacacaagatcATCACCATGGAGAATCCTCCTTTCCGTCATCAGACAAACACGCTCTACACCCCGATGACCACACTCAAATATGCCGACCCCAACGGTGACCTCCCAATTGACACGTTTTACAAAATGGTGTTTGAACACGACAAGGTCTTCAACGCCAGTCTGAACTTCATCAAACTTTTACGCTGGAGAAGTCGTAAGAGCTTTACTTTGGAAAAGGACAAGAGCAACTAA